The Candidatus Cybelea sp. genome has a window encoding:
- a CDS encoding formylglycine-generating enzyme family protein has translation MRGTAAVDDMVRIEGGEFAMGSNDFYPEERPVRRAEAGAFFIDRHPVTNEQFSRFADGTGYVTLAERPIDPAQYPGAIPEMCVPGSLVFRPTRGPVDLRDWSQWWAWTPGASWRHPLGPDSAIDDAGLHPVVHVAFEDVEAYAAWAGKSLPTEAEWEFAARGGLDGAVYTWGDEMIPGGKYMANTWQGEFPWQALDLDGFSRTSPVGSFPANGYGLFDMAGNVWEWTTDWYSTQPGTVESKPCCGGAQARLANIGESYDPNQPNIRIPRKVLKGGSHLCAPNYCLRFRPAARSPQMIDTSMSHLGFRCILRDE, from the coding sequence ATGAGAGGGACGGCGGCCGTGGACGACATGGTGCGCATCGAAGGCGGAGAGTTCGCGATGGGCTCCAACGACTTCTATCCCGAAGAGCGGCCCGTGCGGCGCGCCGAAGCCGGCGCCTTTTTTATCGACCGCCACCCGGTAACAAACGAGCAGTTCTCGCGTTTCGCCGACGGGACCGGCTACGTTACGCTCGCCGAACGACCGATCGATCCAGCGCAATATCCGGGGGCGATTCCCGAAATGTGCGTTCCGGGATCGCTCGTCTTCCGGCCGACGCGCGGACCCGTCGATCTGCGCGACTGGTCGCAGTGGTGGGCCTGGACGCCGGGCGCCTCGTGGCGCCATCCGCTCGGTCCCGATTCGGCAATCGACGACGCCGGGTTGCACCCGGTTGTACACGTCGCGTTTGAAGACGTCGAGGCCTACGCAGCCTGGGCCGGAAAGTCGCTGCCGACTGAGGCCGAGTGGGAGTTTGCCGCACGCGGCGGTTTAGACGGTGCCGTCTATACGTGGGGCGACGAGATGATTCCCGGGGGAAAGTACATGGCAAATACCTGGCAAGGCGAGTTTCCCTGGCAGGCGCTCGACCTCGATGGCTTCAGCCGCACTTCACCAGTAGGCAGCTTTCCCGCCAACGGTTACGGCCTGTTCGACATGGCCGGAAACGTTTGGGAGTGGACGACCGACTGGTATTCCACGCAGCCCGGCACCGTCGAATCCAAGCCGTGCTGCGGCGGCGCACAAGCGCGCCTGGCGAACATCGGTGAAAGTTACGATCCCAATCAGCCGAACATTCGCATCCCGCGCAAGGTGCTCAAGGGCGGCTCGCATCTCTGCGCACCGAACTACTGTCTTCGTTTCCGCCCCGCCGCGCGATCGCCGCAGATGATCGATACGTCGATGAGCCATCTGGGCTTTCGCTGTATCCTTCGCGACGAGTAG
- a CDS encoding DUF3303 family protein: MMMTIQIPVDAGNAAVADGRLSKVIGEMLERWKPEAAYFTAVGGDRGGVVVFDLKDPSDIPSICEPFFNELGASVELTPVMTPDEVAAGIAKAFP, encoded by the coding sequence ATGATGATGACGATCCAGATTCCGGTCGACGCGGGGAACGCAGCAGTTGCCGACGGGCGGCTTTCAAAAGTAATCGGCGAGATGCTCGAGCGTTGGAAGCCCGAGGCCGCGTACTTTACCGCCGTCGGCGGCGATCGCGGCGGCGTTGTGGTCTTCGATCTCAAGGATCCCAGCGACATACCGTCGATTTGCGAGCCATTTTTCAACGAGCTCGGCGCGAGCGTCGAACTGACCCCGGTAATGACGCCCGACGAGGTCGCGGCTGGAATCGCGAAGGCGTTTCCTTAG
- a CDS encoding PLP-dependent transferase has protein sequence MLNHGFSTRAIWSGQDPCSATGATIVPVYQTATFTLPQIGVTKGFDYSRTVNPTRSAMERQLASLEGGSFASAFSSGMAAVAGAVSLLRSGDHIVATRDIYGGTHRLFTTVLSRYGIDVTFVDTGDVRETWAAARPDTRLLWLETPSNPLLRLCDIAELARTRPASVLLAVDNTFASPFLQQPLALGADLVVHSTTKYIGGHSDVVGGIVISSEREIAEQIAYHQNCVGAVPGPWDAYLTLRGTKTLALRMRAHVQNAQRVAEFLAARDDVAEVYYPGLVTHPQHELARRQMRGFGGIVSFRPKGGVERAHAIAQSTSIFTLAVSLGGVESLICSPARMTHGSLTAAQRAELDIGDDLLRLSVGIEDGDDLLADLGAALDSTRGSLRRIADAPACVV, from the coding sequence GTGCTGAACCACGGTTTCTCGACACGCGCGATCTGGAGCGGCCAGGATCCCTGCTCCGCGACCGGCGCGACGATCGTCCCCGTCTATCAGACGGCAACCTTTACGCTGCCGCAGATCGGCGTGACCAAGGGCTTCGACTACTCGCGTACGGTCAATCCGACGCGCAGCGCGATGGAACGCCAGCTCGCGTCCCTGGAAGGCGGATCTTTCGCTTCGGCCTTCTCCTCTGGCATGGCAGCAGTTGCGGGAGCGGTCTCGCTGCTGCGAAGCGGGGATCATATCGTCGCCACGCGAGACATCTACGGCGGGACGCACCGCCTCTTCACGACCGTGCTCTCGCGCTACGGGATCGACGTTACGTTCGTCGATACGGGCGACGTACGGGAGACCTGGGCGGCCGCGCGACCCGACACGCGCCTGCTGTGGCTCGAGACACCGAGCAATCCGCTCTTGCGGCTCTGCGACATCGCCGAGCTTGCGCGGACGCGTCCGGCGAGCGTTCTGCTCGCGGTCGACAACACCTTCGCCTCGCCGTTTCTTCAGCAGCCGCTCGCGCTCGGTGCCGATCTCGTCGTGCACTCGACCACGAAGTACATCGGCGGCCACAGCGACGTGGTCGGCGGTATCGTCATCAGCAGCGAGCGCGAGATCGCCGAGCAGATTGCCTATCATCAGAACTGCGTGGGCGCGGTGCCGGGGCCGTGGGACGCCTACCTCACGTTGCGGGGCACGAAGACGCTGGCGCTGCGGATGCGCGCGCACGTGCAGAACGCGCAGCGCGTCGCCGAATTTCTCGCCGCCCGCGACGACGTGGCCGAGGTCTACTATCCTGGGCTGGTGACGCACCCGCAGCACGAGTTGGCGCGCCGGCAGATGCGCGGCTTCGGCGGCATCGTCTCTTTTCGCCCGAAGGGCGGCGTGGAGCGGGCGCACGCGATCGCCCAATCGACGTCGATCTTTACTCTGGCGGTTTCGCTCGGAGGTGTCGAATCGCTGATCTGCAGTCCGGCGAGAATGACGCACGGCTCGCTGACGGCGGCGCAACGAGCCGAACTCGATATCGGCGACGATCTCCTGCGACTCTCCGTCGGTATCGAGGACGGCGACGACTTGCTGGCCGACCTGGGCGCCGCGCTCGACTCGACTCGGGGGTCGCTTCGAAGGATTGCAGACGCGCCGGCGTGTGTGGTATAG
- a CDS encoding alpha/beta fold hydrolase: protein MREESVAIGALPLDCGEILPAVDQLVTLYGTPAADGSNVVLIEHALTGSSRVADWWPAIAGFGALFDPSEWCVAGINALGGCYGSTGPAGKPFPRITVRDIVRAERRALRRLGIERLAFTIGGSLGGMRALQWAVCAPECVGGAIVVGAHDHHSAMGIALNALQREAIELDPARGLRLARKLAMLSYKSDELLARRHDRRSDRFGRPFFDVEGYLEHQADRFERRMNPDSYAVLTHAMDSFDVRPAVWRASEHKPALTFVGITSDWLFRAQDVRAAAERFARAGFDAAYLELRSDHGHDAFLAESNELAALLKTRIARPSLAAVGSISC from the coding sequence ATGCGGGAAGAAAGCGTCGCGATCGGCGCGTTGCCGCTGGATTGCGGAGAGATCTTGCCGGCGGTCGACCAGCTGGTAACGCTCTACGGCACGCCCGCCGCCGACGGATCGAACGTCGTGCTGATCGAGCACGCGCTGACCGGTTCGAGCCGCGTAGCGGACTGGTGGCCGGCAATTGCCGGTTTCGGCGCGCTCTTCGATCCCAGCGAGTGGTGCGTCGCCGGCATCAACGCGCTCGGAGGCTGCTACGGCTCGACGGGTCCGGCGGGCAAGCCGTTTCCGCGCATCACGGTCCGCGATATCGTTCGCGCGGAGCGGCGCGCACTGCGCAGGCTCGGAATCGAGCGTCTCGCGTTCACGATCGGCGGCTCGCTCGGGGGCATGCGCGCGCTGCAGTGGGCGGTCTGCGCACCGGAATGCGTCGGCGGCGCGATCGTCGTCGGCGCGCACGATCATCACAGCGCGATGGGCATCGCCCTCAACGCGCTGCAGCGTGAAGCGATCGAGCTCGACCCGGCCCGGGGCTTACGCTTGGCGCGCAAGCTCGCGATGCTCTCGTACAAGAGTGACGAGCTGCTCGCGCGCCGTCACGACCGGCGCTCCGATCGGTTCGGCCGTCCTTTCTTCGATGTCGAAGGCTACCTCGAACATCAAGCCGACCGGTTCGAGCGGCGAATGAACCCGGACAGCTATGCGGTCCTAACGCATGCGATGGATTCCTTCGACGTGCGACCTGCGGTTTGGCGCGCGTCGGAGCACAAGCCGGCGCTTACCTTCGTCGGCATCACCTCTGACTGGCTTTTCCGCGCACAGGACGTACGCGCGGCCGCCGAACGCTTCGCGCGCGCCGGCTTCGACGCAGCCTATCTCGAGCTGCGTTCCGATCACGGGCACGATGCGTTTCTGGCCGAATCGAACGAGCTCGCCGCGCTTTTGAAAACCCGCATCGCGCGGCCGTCTTTGGCCGCAGTTGGGAGCATTTCGTGCTGA
- a CDS encoding homoserine dehydrogenase has protein sequence MKTTVGVGLLGCGTVGSNVADRLHQERDAIERRSGVRYELRAIAIADSLKERSNSLERRLFTRDARSVVDDPQVDLIIEVIGGTTEAAELVERALERGRHVVTANKDLIGEHGPRLQALAASRRAALRFEAAVGGAIPVLRTLDEALAGDEVFGVAGVVNGTCTSILSAMEDGASFVEALAQAQRCGYAEADPSNDVDGIDAAHKLAVIAQLAFGRSVISPRIRRIGITEVTQRDVARARMLGRRIRLVAAALRTDDGVFAEVAPVLVDEDHEFGRTAGAENVVQILARDAGALVLRGAGAGGVATGSAVLGDVVSVLRALGQGRGFDLRGRTNSLEPAIRVDPFFNRLAHAAELPGYPIWDDELTSVPSSRALVNA, from the coding sequence ATGAAAACGACTGTGGGGGTCGGGCTTCTCGGGTGCGGAACGGTCGGCTCGAACGTCGCCGACCGTCTGCACCAAGAGCGCGATGCAATCGAGCGCCGGAGCGGCGTTCGTTACGAGCTTCGCGCGATCGCGATCGCCGATTCACTCAAGGAGCGCTCGAATTCGCTCGAGCGACGGCTATTTACCCGGGACGCGCGTTCGGTCGTCGACGATCCGCAGGTCGATCTGATCATCGAGGTGATCGGCGGAACGACGGAGGCTGCCGAGCTGGTCGAGCGCGCTCTGGAGCGCGGGCGGCACGTCGTCACCGCAAACAAAGACCTGATCGGCGAACATGGGCCGCGCCTGCAGGCGCTGGCGGCGTCGCGCCGCGCTGCGCTCCGATTCGAAGCCGCGGTCGGCGGCGCCATCCCGGTTCTGCGGACGCTCGATGAGGCGCTCGCCGGCGATGAAGTCTTCGGCGTCGCCGGCGTCGTCAACGGAACGTGCACCTCGATACTCTCGGCGATGGAGGACGGGGCTTCGTTCGTCGAAGCGCTCGCGCAGGCGCAGCGATGCGGCTACGCCGAGGCCGATCCCTCCAACGACGTCGACGGCATCGACGCCGCGCACAAGCTCGCGGTCATTGCCCAGCTGGCCTTCGGCCGATCGGTGATCTCACCGCGCATCCGGCGCATAGGGATCACCGAAGTGACGCAGCGCGACGTGGCGCGGGCGCGTATGCTCGGTCGCCGGATTCGGCTCGTCGCCGCAGCCCTGCGGACGGACGACGGAGTCTTCGCCGAGGTCGCACCCGTGCTCGTGGACGAAGATCACGAGTTCGGGCGTACCGCCGGTGCGGAGAACGTCGTCCAAATCCTCGCACGCGACGCGGGTGCACTCGTGCTGCGAGGCGCCGGCGCCGGCGGCGTGGCGACGGGTTCGGCCGTCCTCGGCGACGTTGTCAGCGTCTTGCGCGCGCTGGGGCAGGGGCGCGGATTCGACCTGCGCGGACGCACGAACTCGCTCGAGCCGGCGATCCGCGTCGATCCGTTCTTCAACCGCCTCGCGCACGCCGCCGAACTGCCCGGATATCCCATCTGGGACGACGAGCTGACGAGCGTGCCGTCATCGCGCGCTCTGGTGAACGCGTGA
- a CDS encoding arylsulfatase, translated as MPDKKPNILILWGDDIGIWNVSKFSNGMMGYRTPNIDRVANEGGLFTDYYSQQSCTAGRACFITGQNPIRTGLTKVGMPGATVGLQPEDPTIAELLKPLGYATGQFGKNHLGDRNEFLPTVHGFDEFFGNLYHLNAEEEPELPDYPKDPKFKETFGPRGVLHCWATGADDSTVDPRWGRVGKQKITDTGPLTKKRMETVDEEITSAALEWMEKQAKADQPFFLWYNSTAMHFRTHVAEKNLGKSGQDPYSDRMVVHDEQIGMMLDKVDELGIADNTIVMYSTDNGPENDTWPDGANTPFRGQKDSNWEGGWRVPCFIRWPGLIKPGSVYNDIVSHIDMFPTLLAAAGNPNVTQQLLDGSKVGDKKFNVHLDGFNQIPYFGGESKVSPRQSIVYFSDDGEIVAVRVGDYKFNLALQRATTMEQWAAPFEKLRVPHIMNLRRDPFERADFNSNTYWDWSVDHAPQMYLMQAVIAGQIADFEKFPPRQKPASFNLDSVMEQVKTPHG; from the coding sequence ATGCCTGACAAAAAGCCTAATATCCTCATCCTTTGGGGTGACGATATCGGCATCTGGAACGTTAGCAAGTTCAGCAACGGCATGATGGGGTACCGCACCCCGAATATCGACCGCGTCGCGAATGAAGGCGGCCTCTTCACCGACTACTACTCCCAGCAAAGCTGCACGGCCGGACGCGCCTGCTTCATCACCGGTCAGAATCCGATTCGCACCGGTCTGACAAAAGTCGGAATGCCGGGTGCGACGGTCGGCCTTCAGCCGGAAGACCCGACGATCGCCGAGCTGCTCAAGCCGCTCGGTTACGCTACGGGTCAGTTCGGCAAGAACCACCTCGGCGACCGCAACGAGTTTCTGCCGACGGTTCATGGCTTCGACGAGTTCTTCGGCAACCTGTACCACCTCAACGCCGAGGAAGAGCCCGAGCTGCCAGATTATCCAAAAGATCCAAAGTTCAAGGAGACGTTCGGGCCCCGAGGCGTGCTCCATTGCTGGGCGACGGGCGCCGACGACTCGACGGTCGACCCGCGCTGGGGCCGCGTCGGGAAGCAAAAAATCACCGATACCGGGCCGCTGACGAAAAAGCGCATGGAGACGGTCGACGAGGAGATCACCAGCGCCGCGCTCGAGTGGATGGAGAAGCAGGCCAAGGCCGATCAGCCTTTCTTCCTGTGGTACAACTCGACCGCGATGCACTTCCGCACGCACGTGGCGGAGAAGAATCTCGGCAAGAGCGGCCAGGACCCGTACAGCGATCGGATGGTCGTGCACGACGAGCAGATCGGCATGATGCTCGATAAGGTCGACGAGCTGGGCATCGCCGACAACACGATCGTCATGTACTCGACGGACAACGGTCCCGAGAACGACACCTGGCCGGATGGCGCAAACACGCCGTTCCGCGGCCAGAAAGACTCCAACTGGGAAGGCGGTTGGCGCGTCCCGTGTTTTATCCGCTGGCCCGGTCTCATCAAGCCCGGTTCGGTTTATAACGACATCGTTTCGCACATCGACATGTTCCCGACCCTACTCGCCGCCGCCGGCAATCCGAACGTCACGCAGCAGCTCCTCGACGGCTCCAAAGTCGGCGACAAGAAGTTCAACGTCCACCTCGACGGCTTCAATCAGATCCCGTATTTTGGGGGAGAGAGCAAGGTGAGTCCACGGCAGTCGATCGTTTACTTTAGCGACGACGGCGAGATCGTCGCCGTACGAGTCGGCGATTACAAGTTCAATCTAGCGCTCCAGCGCGCCACGACGATGGAGCAGTGGGCCGCACCGTTTGAGAAACTGCGCGTACCGCACATCATGAACCTGCGGCGCGATCCCTTCGAGCGAGCCGACTTCAACTCAAACACGTACTGGGACTGGAGCGTCGATCACGCGCCCCAAATGTATCTGATGCAGGCGGTGATCGCCGGTCAGATCGCGGATTTCGAAAAGTTCCCGCCGCGGCAAAAACCCGCTTCGTTCAACCTCGACTCGGTCATGGAGCAAGTAAAGACCCCGCACGGCTAA